GTGTTTGTCCGCCAATAACTGCAACCATTAACGGAAGTCCAAGAGAACCCGCTCTAATGAAAGATTCAGGAGTTCCTCCAACGCCAAGCCAGATTGGTAGTTTTTCCTGTAAAGCTCTTGGATAAACTGGTAAGTCATTTAAAGCGGGACGAAATTTTCCTTCCCAAGTTACAAACTCATGATCTCTAATTTGTAAAAGCAGTTCCAGTTTTTCTTTAAAAAGAGCATCATAATCTCTCAAATCATATCCAAAAAGCGGATAAGCTTCAATAGCAGAACCACGACCAACAACAATTTCGGTTCTTCCTTTCGAAATCAGATCCAAAGTAGCAAAGCTTTGGTAAACCCGAACAGGATCCGCCGCACTTAAAACGGTGACAGCACTTGCTAAACGTATATTTTTTGTTCTTGCCGCTGCCGCACTCAAAATAACGGCAGTTGCAGAATCCAGAAATTCTTTTTTATGATGTTCTCCAATTCCAAAAACATCAAGACCAGCCTGATCTGCAAATTCAATTCTCTGCAATAACTGCTCCATGGCATCAACACTACTCAGCGTGTTGTTGTCGCCATACATTGCCGAAGCAAAACTGTCTATTCCTATTTCCATAAATGCTATAAAATTTCAATGTCAATATAAAATCTATAATTTTCTAATGAGAAAAACCGAATGAGATACTGATAATAATAATGACAATTACAATTAAAGTAATGCCTACATATAAATAATCTTTCTCCAATAAAAATGAAAAAAGCGATAGTAAAACTCGCAAAACAGGAGTTAAAAACAGTAAAATAATCCCTGTGAAGATTAAAGATGCACCGTCTCCGCTAATGGCTCCATGGTAAACTGCAGCGATTACTTCAAATATATTTCGGTCATTTTCTTTAAAAACAGAATAATCTTCAATCTGGCTTCCGTGGTTCATTAAATAAACAATTCCACCAATAAAAGCTACTGATAACGAAATCCAAACACCATAACGAAGTAAGTTTCCGATAATGGTCTGAAAGTCTTTTTCTCCAAATTTTTCTTCTTGTACCATATTAGATTTTTCCATTTAGTCCGTTATAAATCATGTTTACTGCCAAAACAAAAATCAGGCAGGCAAAAAATACTCTTAATTTTTTCGGATTTGTTTTCACTAATATTTTAGCGCCAGCCATTGCTCCAAACAAAACGCCAATTACAACCGGCATACAAATTCCAGGTTCGATATATCCTTTCTGAATATAAATTACGGAACTTGCCATTGCGGTAACACCCATCATAAAATTACTGGTTGTAGTAGAAACTTTAAACGGAACTCGCATAATATTATCCATTGCAATTACTTTAAAAGCACCAGAACCAATTCCGAGTAAACCAGACATCATTCCGGCAACGCCCATCATACTGAAACCGCCAATCACGTTTTTGGTTCCGTATTTTATGATTTCTCCGTTGTGTGCAGGATAAGTTCCATCCAACTTTAGTTTTTTAGCCAATGGACTAGATTCTAAAACAATGTGTTCTTCTTTCTTGCGAAGTGAATTAATTGCTGAGAAAATCAACGTTAGTCCAAATAAAACTGCAATAAATGAAGTAGGAGCAACGGTAGAAAGTAAAGCTCCACAAACTGCACCAATTGTAGTGGCAATTTCAAGAAAAATTCCCATTCTCATATTAGTAATTCCTTCTTTTACATAAGCAGCGGCAGAGCCGGAAGAAGTTGCAATTACCGAAACCAAAGCGGCTCCAATGGCATAATGAATATCGACTCCGAGAAGAATTGTGAGCAGCGGAATGATTATAATTCCCCCGCCCAAGCCTGATAATGAACCGATAAAGCCTGCTAAAAAGGCACCCAGAATCATAATCAGTGTAAAGGTAAGTATTGTCATTTAAAATATGTTTTTGTAATTGCTAATTTACGAATACATATTTGTTCATGACCTTAAATATGCCTTAAAAATGCTTATGTTTTTATAGGGATTTTTTTAACCGCAAAGGGCGCAAAGATTTTTTTATGCGAGGTTATAAAAAAACGCAAAGTTCGCAAAGCTGTATATTGACAAAGCTTTGCGAACTTTGCGTTTGTATTCGCAATCTTGAGTAAAAATCTTTGCGCCCTTTGCGGTTAAATTTTTGTTTGGAAATGCCTGACTAAACCTTCAATCTCAGCTTAGTAGGCGGATAACCAAATATCCTTTTAAAAGCAATACTAAAATTAGAAACATTCTGATACCCCGAGAGAAGGCTGATTTCCTGAATGGAAAGCGAAGTGTCTGTTAGAAAATGCCTCGCCTTATTCATTCTGATTTCCTGCAGGTAACCAAAAACAGTATCGCCAAAAACGGTTTTAAAACCTTCTTTTAGTTTAGTCTGGTTCACGCCGACTTTTCGCGCTAGTTCGACAATCGTAAACGGATTATCAATGTTTTCACGAATCAGCTGCGCGGCAAATTTTATTTTATCAATATCATCGCTGGCTAAGTTTCTGGATTGTTTTTCGATGTCTAAATTATGATGACTTAAAGCAATAAGTTCATAGATTTTAGATTCCATATAGATTTTTCGGGTCAGACCGCGGTAAAAACAGTTTTTGATGTCTTCTATAACGCTGAATATTTTAGCACTTATTTTGATTTCGTTTTTAGCTAAAGCGTTGCTATTATTTTTTTGAATATTATTAAGGAAACTGTCCATTACTTTAGATTCTCCTTCGTATTTAGTCAATACATTTAAAGGGAGATGAATGTCAAAAGTATTGTACACAATATCTTTTTTGAAGTCAATTTTGGCATGATTGTCTTCGGCAGAAAGAAAAGTAATATTACCCGACATCGGAGAAGCATAACCTTTTGAAGAACCAGGATTTATGTATCCGATTTTCTGATCTGTAAGGTTGAAATGCATCTCTAACAATGAAGAATCTCCATGCCCAGAAATCGCAACATCATCATGTAGTTGATAGTTTCCCTGAAGAATGGATAACTCTTCTGTAATAGTATGTTCGTGGAATAAAATATCGCCTTTAGGTGTGACAAATTTGATGTCTTTTTCGTGCTGAAGTACTGTTTCAGGCAGTTGTAGTTCTGGTTTTTTATCTATTTCTAGAAAATCCACAAAATCATCTGAGTCAATTTTAAATGCCATCCTTTATACTTCTAAATTCATAATTAAAACTTCCACTTTCATAAATGCATCGATTGGTAATCAAATACTTTTGCACTGCAAATATAATTTATAATAAGTTTAAATAAAAACAGCTTTGACATTTAAATTACACCTTATGTTTATGTTTCTGGTTGGCTTGTTCGGTGCAAATGCTTGTCCAGTATATATTCATATTGAAGATAATCTTGGAAATCCTGCTTCAGGTTTAACCGTTTTGGTTAACAATAAATCAATGGGAATTAGTAATAATTCCGGTGTTTTCGAACTTTCTCTATCCGACGGAAATTATACCATTGAAATCGTAAAAAATGATATCATAAAATCGAGAAAGACCGTTTCTGTCGTATGTGGTCAGGACAATCATTTTACATTTCAATTAGATTCATCCGACAGTGATTCGGCAAATTTAAAAGAAGTTACCATACAAAACAAAAGCGTAAAAAAACAGATTGAAGAATCTCCTTTTTCGGTTCAAGTAATTGATTTTAAAAAGCAGTATGATAAAGCGGGGGATGTCGGCGATTTTTTGAACCGAGCTTCGGGAGTAAAAATAAGAACTAACGGAAATATCGGCTCTCAAGTTCAGGTCAATCTGGGCGGACTTCAGGGAAAAGCGGTTCGTATTTTTAAAGACGGAATTCCAATTGAATTGTTTGGACACGGTTTCAGCCTTGGAACAATTCCTGTAAATATGCTGGATCGTGTTGAAATTTACAAAGGGGTTATGCCTGTTTATCTGGCTTCTGACGCTTTGGGCGGAGGCGTGAATCTGGTTACTAGAACTTCTAATAAAGATTTTGCTGAAGTATCGTATGAAATTGCTTCTTTTAATACACATCGTGCGACAGCCAATTTATATCTTCAAAATAAAAACAATTTCTACGGAGGTTTTAATGGTTCTTTTAATTATTCTGATAATAATTATAAAGTAAATGTCCCAATTCAAAATGCTACCAATGAGGAATTTAGAAATGTAAAACGTTTTCACGACATGACCAGATCCAATTATGGAGAAGCATTTGTGGGATTAAAAGAAAAAACATGGGCAGATGATCTTCGTCTGACTTTAATTTATTCTGATTTCTATAAGCAGATTCAAAACGATGCCAGTATGGTAAGTGTTTATGGACAGGCTTTCTCAAAAGAACAGAATTACACGGGAATGATCAATTACCGCAAGAAATTCTTTGATGATAAGCTTAAAGTAAATTTCCTGACGAATTACAGTCATTTTAATACCAAATTTATTGATACTACTACAGTTCGTTATAATTGGTTAGGTGAAGTGATTGCTGAAAACATGCAACCGGGAGAGATTAGAACAGGAAACAATCAGCGAATGAAATACAATTTTGTTTCTTCAAGATTGAACTTGGAATATGAACTTTCTGATCGTAATTTTTTAGAATTCAGTCAATTGTATTATTCCCAGAGAAGAAAAGGAAGCGATCCTCTTGGAGCAGTTTCTATAATCGACGGAGTTGATGTTTTGACCGTTCCGGCAACTTATCGAAAAGATAATATGGCATTCGCCTGGCGTTCATTATGGCTTGATAAGAAATTAGAAAGCATTGTAGCAGCCAAATATTATCATTATTATACAGATGGATACACAACTGATAATTACGGTTTTGCATGGAAATCTTCAAAAGATGACAGTCAGTTTGGCTATTTAGGAGGACTAAAATGGGAAGAGAACAATTATTTATTGAAGTTTTCTTATGAATATGCAACACGTCTTCCAGATGAATATGAAATTTTTGGAGATGCGAGATTAGTAAAAGAAAATCTAGATCTTAATCCTGAAAAAAGCCATAATCTGAATTTAAATGGTCAGTATTCTATCCTAAAAGAAAACAGCAGTTTGACCTTTTCTGCCAATTTATTCTATAGAAAAGTTCAGGATATTATTTTTCTAGAATTGGATATTCCGTTCAACCGATACATTAATTATGAGAATTCAGAAATAAAAGGTTTTGAGTTTGAAACCAATTATGCTCCAGCAAAATGGCTGAATACAGGATTTAATGTAACCTATCAAGACATTCGAAGAGTTGGAATTAAAGAAGCTGCTTTTAAATATTTAAATGATTCTAGAGTGCCGAATATTCCGTTTTTGTTTGGAAACTTTTGGGCGAATACTTTCTTCGGAAATTTATTCGAAAAAGGCGACAGCTTAAATTTTACTTGGAATGCTAATTATACACATAGATTTTTCTTAGTTGAAATTCCAAAAAATCAGGAACCGCCTTTATTTGGTTCCGTAAAAGATTTTCAAACCTCATTGATTATTCCGAGAGACGGCAGAATAGGGCAGTTTTCTAACGATGTTGGTGTTTATTATCATTTTGCAGATAAAAAAACAACGGTTTCAGCTGAGTGCCGAAACATTGGAGATGTCCGATTGTATGACAATTTTAACGTGCAGCGACCTGGAAGATCATTCCATCTTAAACTAGTTTATAATTTTTTTTAAATAAAACCAATAAATCAGATCAACTATGAAAAGAAGCAACTCACTTCGTTCAGTACTGGCAGGGATAGCTGCTTGTATGCTTTTATTTTCTTGCAGCAGCAATGATGATAATAATACTCCGGACAACGGAAACTCAGACGATACTTTGCCAAAAAATGAAACTTGGATTATATACAACGGTGCTGCTAACTGGAGCGGTGGTGTTTATGCCTTAAAAGACAATAAATCAAGAGAAATCAACCTTTCTGGATTACCGTTTTTACAGGTAACTTCTTCTTTAGGTGGAAGAGTATTTGGAAAAAGCCTTTTTAAAGTAAATGACGTTTCTAATGCAAAACAAGGAATTAATAAAATGGGACTTGATGCAACTGGAAAAGTGGTAGATCAAGGATTTTTAGCATCTCTTTCTAATGCTTACGAAACAAACTATTTAGTAGCAAGTGCAACAGAAGGTTACTATTGGGATAAAGTAAGAGGTGGATTAAAATTACAGAAATTCAATCCAACTACTATGGAAAGAACTGGGGAAATTGATTTTTCTTCACTTTCAGAAGGACAGCCTTTAGAATCTATCGGGCAATTAATCATTGCAAAAAGAGAAAATAAATTATACCTAGATTTATTATTAGGAGATAAAGCAGCAGGAAACTGGCAGGTAACTCCTGTAGTAAAAGAAGTAGCTATTGCAGTTTATGACTTGACTACAAACAAAATCGAAAACGTAACTAAAATGGGAACTACAACCAATTTAGGTGTATTTATTGACCACGTTTTATGGAGTTTAGACGAAGTTACAGGAGATTTATATTTTGCTTCTGTTGGTGATATGAAAACACAGCCAAGTGATTATTCTTCAAAAATCCTTAGAATCAAAAAAGGAGAAGTTAATTTTGACACTACATTTGCACTTGACATGAAGTCTTACCAATTCCCAGCTGAATTCAACAGACTTTTTGCTTATAACAATAAAATCTATACTACAATTCCATCAAGAGCGGTTTCTTACTATGGAGGTGGACAGCACGGAGTTAGATACAGAGACGATGTTTGGTTCTGGAATGAAATTGATGTAACGACTAAAAAAGCAACTCGTTTGAACATTCCACCAGATAATTTCTATACAACTCAAAATCCATTCTACCACAACGGAGATATCTATTTCTTATCCAACAGTACTTCAGATGGTTTTTCAGGAGTTAATCAATACAATCCTGTTACAAAAGAAATTAAAGAAACTTTCCGTCTAAAAGAAAGCGGAAGAATTCAAGGATTTGATATTATCAAAGACTAATTATTTTGCTTTAAAATATTAGCCCTAAATACTATTTTTTTTTACAGAAGTGATTTTTTTTAAGTCACTTCTGTTTTTTTTACCCATGACAGATTGAGCACAAAAAAAAATAATTATGGATTTATTAAATCACTATTTATAATGACATTCTACTTTTGACGAACTTCTACATTTGATTTTTCAATTTAAAAGAAAATCAAATGATGAAAAATTATCGTTCGTATCAAAAAGTTGAACCTGTTTATTTCAGTGGAGAAATATTCTTTCCTGTTGGGTTGCTTTTTGCTGCTTCTCTTATAACTTATGGGTTGCTTTATTTTACAGGATTTTGGCCGGCACTTTTTTTTAATGTGGTTATTGCTTGGTGCGGTTATTTTTATATGTATTATTTCGGAAGATCCAATTCTAAAATTACTTTTGAATTTATATCTGGCGTTTTTCTAATTATTGCTCTTTTACTTTTTGTCGATTATGGAGTATATGTTTTAGTACAATATCAAAAAACGAGAATTTTTAGCAGACTTTATTTTACTGTCTGGCTTGCAATTTTAATTGGAGTACCTATTAGTTATTACACCTATTATTTTGGTTCACATTATTATAAGAAAGTAAGTTTAGCAGATAGGTATTTTAAAACCTATTTCAGCATATATCATGACAGAGAACTTTTAATGCATATTGATTCTGTTGCATTTGTAAACCCTTTTAAAACACTTATTTCTGATATTAAAATTGAAAACAACAACTGTTTCTATTCTGATGAAGAACTGGCAGAAATGGATAGGGCTTCTAAATATTATTACTTGCAAAAATCAGCTTTTTCTGGATTGATTCATATTCCTTTTGGAGCAGATCAGTTTGAAATTTCGTGGTTTTCTTTTGTTGAAGATAAACAATACAAAGTCAATGTGCCGTTTCCAATTGAGGAGTTAAAATTGGAAGAAGAAAAATATCCATTAGACGAACCTAAAAATATAAGAGGAAAAAAATCTAAGCGAATTTATCTTCATATTTATCAAAAAGGAGCCTTTAAATTATATACAGAAGATCAGGTTTTACTGGACTTCATTTCATCAGAATCCATGGAAATTGATCAGGAAGAAAAGAAAGAAAAAGTTATAACAAATATCTATTCTCATAAATATTATAATAACAAAAAAAGGTTTTTTGAACTTTTAGAGTCTATTAAAAACTCAAATGCAATTGAAGAACGCTTTAAACTGAAAGACAAACAAGTAGTTTGGAATTTAGAATTATCAGGTTTAGATCAGCGCCATTATCTTGAAATTTTGGGTGCTGATTTTAAAACGATTAAAATAGAAAAAGAAGAGTTTTCACAAATTTTTCTCAGATCGCTTCCTAAAAGAATGACTTTTGTTTTTCGAGGATCATATTTGTTTCCGTGGCTCACCTTGCATATTGATATCCAAAAATTAAATCAATGTATAGAAGAACTTACGAGCTATAATTCAGAAAATGCTATTACTTTTTCTCTTGATTTTAAAAGTTTAGGTGCCGATTTAGCGTTTTATGTTTTTGGAAACAAAAAGAAAGTTCTATTTACCGATTGGGAAATGGTGATTGATGAAAATAGAAAAAAAGAAATGGACGAAGAAATTCTGGAAAAACAGGAAGATGAAACCAAAAGAAGACTTTTAAACGAAGGCTGGGATTTTGTTTTTAGTAAAAATTATAAAGGCGCTCAAAAAAAGTGCGAAGAACTTTTAGCACTTGATTCTAGTTATGGATTTGCTTATTTCCTTGAAGCACGATTATTATGGTATACAGAAGGTTTTGAAGCTTGTTACAGCAAGAGAAACTATTTTTTTGCGAAGACCGAACATGAACCTGCAGCTTTGGCACATCTCTACAATAGTTTCGGCTGTATTTTAGATTTGGAACTGTGTTATGAAGAATCGCTTCAGTATTTTGAAAAAGCAATTGAAATCAACCCGAAAGAACCTATTTATGTTTGCAATCTTGGCGAAATGTATTATAAACTTTTAGAACCTGTAAAAGCATTAAATCTGGCGAAAAGAGCAAAATCAATGGGATACGAATCGGATATGCTGACTGAAATATTGAACAATAAAGGAAAAATAGATTTGATTAATCATTAATTATAAATAAAATCAAAATCACTATAAATAGTGATGTACGACAAAAAAGACAGAAATACATTTGTCAGAAATAATTAACAATTAAAATCAGATATGGGATTAGCAGAAAAACGTTTAGCAGAATCTATTAAAATAGAAAAACTTCCAGCTTTTGAAGCAAAATTAAAGGAAAGAGCTGGTTATGATATTAAAGTAGATATTGATTGGAATACTTTTACAGCTTATGATGAATATCCGTTGTCACGATTGGATATTATTTTTGACGATGTAGAATCATTCGTTAAAAAAATCTGTTCTGATGATATGGGGAAAGAAGCACTGCAGGATAAAATGAATACTATTCATTTGACCAATTCAGAAAATAATGATGATGTTAAGATGGAATTGAAAGAGGACACTTTGTTTTTAACGGTTCAATTAGTACAGTCCTCTTTTAGTTCACAAACTGATTCACAAATAGCTAATTATGTAGAGGCTCTTTTATAAAGAGTTATGGTTTTTACATTTTTTGGGGGCGGAAGAGATAGAGCAATCTATCTCTTTTTTTATTTTGGAGGCGAATTATATTCTATTATCAACGGCAAAAGCTGTTTTACCAATATTAGCAAGCAAAAGTGCCGCAGCAACGCTTGTCCAAACCGAATAATCAAAAGGCGCTTTTACCGAAACAGAAACCGCCATTGCAAACCCGAAAAAGAATAATAGGAAAGCGGTTCCTAAAGCTGCTATTCTGGTTTTAAATCCAAACAATAACAACAGACTAAGTACAACTTCTAGAACTGTTGCGGCCGCACCTAAAATTTCCGCTGTGGCTTTGTTTGCGTAAGGATTTAATGTGTTGGTGTAAACTACAAAGTTCTCCCAATTTCCCCAAGCTACGCCGTTTGAGCCCGGCGCTCCCCAGATTCCAAATCGATCAGCTACGGCTGAAAGCATTGTGATGGCTAAAACTATTCTTAAAATTAAACCTGCTTCTAATATGGTTATGTTTTTCATTCTGATTATTAATTTTT
This portion of the Flavobacterium panacagri genome encodes:
- a CDS encoding LLM class flavin-dependent oxidoreductase → MEIGIDSFASAMYGDNNTLSSVDAMEQLLQRIEFADQAGLDVFGIGEHHKKEFLDSATAVILSAAAARTKNIRLASAVTVLSAADPVRVYQSFATLDLISKGRTEIVVGRGSAIEAYPLFGYDLRDYDALFKEKLELLLQIRDHEFVTWEGKFRPALNDLPVYPRALQEKLPIWLGVGGTPESFIRAGSLGLPLMVAVIGGQTHRFKPLIDLYREAGKAAGYKPNELKVGLHSPGYVGTTTESAIEEYYPGYAELWTKLGYERGWPPVTKGKFDGLIDDLGVLIVGSPERAAEKILRHSEALGGVDRFTFQMDNAGLTHKQLMNAIELIGTKLIPLIRKG
- a CDS encoding sulfite exporter TauE/SafE family protein; this translates as MTILTFTLIMILGAFLAGFIGSLSGLGGGIIIIPLLTILLGVDIHYAIGAALVSVIATSSGSAAAYVKEGITNMRMGIFLEIATTIGAVCGALLSTVAPTSFIAVLFGLTLIFSAINSLRKKEEHIVLESSPLAKKLKLDGTYPAHNGEIIKYGTKNVIGGFSMMGVAGMMSGLLGIGSGAFKVIAMDNIMRVPFKVSTTTSNFMMGVTAMASSVIYIQKGYIEPGICMPVVIGVLFGAMAGAKILVKTNPKKLRVFFACLIFVLAVNMIYNGLNGKI
- a CDS encoding tetratricopeptide repeat protein encodes the protein MMKNYRSYQKVEPVYFSGEIFFPVGLLFAASLITYGLLYFTGFWPALFFNVVIAWCGYFYMYYFGRSNSKITFEFISGVFLIIALLLFVDYGVYVLVQYQKTRIFSRLYFTVWLAILIGVPISYYTYYFGSHYYKKVSLADRYFKTYFSIYHDRELLMHIDSVAFVNPFKTLISDIKIENNNCFYSDEELAEMDRASKYYYLQKSAFSGLIHIPFGADQFEISWFSFVEDKQYKVNVPFPIEELKLEEEKYPLDEPKNIRGKKSKRIYLHIYQKGAFKLYTEDQVLLDFISSESMEIDQEEKKEKVITNIYSHKYYNNKKRFFELLESIKNSNAIEERFKLKDKQVVWNLELSGLDQRHYLEILGADFKTIKIEKEEFSQIFLRSLPKRMTFVFRGSYLFPWLTLHIDIQKLNQCIEELTSYNSENAITFSLDFKSLGADLAFYVFGNKKKVLFTDWEMVIDENRKKEMDEEILEKQEDETKRRLLNEGWDFVFSKNYKGAQKKCEELLALDSSYGFAYFLEARLLWYTEGFEACYSKRNYFFAKTEHEPAALAHLYNSFGCILDLELCYEESLQYFEKAIEINPKEPIYVCNLGEMYYKLLEPVKALNLAKRAKSMGYESDMLTEILNNKGKIDLINH
- a CDS encoding helix-turn-helix domain-containing protein, whose product is MAFKIDSDDFVDFLEIDKKPELQLPETVLQHEKDIKFVTPKGDILFHEHTITEELSILQGNYQLHDDVAISGHGDSSLLEMHFNLTDQKIGYINPGSSKGYASPMSGNITFLSAEDNHAKIDFKKDIVYNTFDIHLPLNVLTKYEGESKVMDSFLNNIQKNNSNALAKNEIKISAKIFSVIEDIKNCFYRGLTRKIYMESKIYELIALSHHNLDIEKQSRNLASDDIDKIKFAAQLIRENIDNPFTIVELARKVGVNQTKLKEGFKTVFGDTVFGYLQEIRMNKARHFLTDTSLSIQEISLLSGYQNVSNFSIAFKRIFGYPPTKLRLKV
- a CDS encoding DUF1634 domain-containing protein; this translates as MEKSNMVQEEKFGEKDFQTIIGNLLRYGVWISLSVAFIGGIVYLMNHGSQIEDYSVFKENDRNIFEVIAAVYHGAISGDGASLIFTGIILLFLTPVLRVLLSLFSFLLEKDYLYVGITLIVIVIIIISISFGFSH
- a CDS encoding DoxX family membrane protein — protein: MKNITILEAGLILRIVLAITMLSAVADRFGIWGAPGSNGVAWGNWENFVVYTNTLNPYANKATAEILGAAATVLEVVLSLLLLFGFKTRIAALGTAFLLFFFGFAMAVSVSVKAPFDYSVWTSVAAALLLANIGKTAFAVDNRI
- a CDS encoding TonB-dependent receptor plug domain-containing protein, which gives rise to MFMFLVGLFGANACPVYIHIEDNLGNPASGLTVLVNNKSMGISNNSGVFELSLSDGNYTIEIVKNDIIKSRKTVSVVCGQDNHFTFQLDSSDSDSANLKEVTIQNKSVKKQIEESPFSVQVIDFKKQYDKAGDVGDFLNRASGVKIRTNGNIGSQVQVNLGGLQGKAVRIFKDGIPIELFGHGFSLGTIPVNMLDRVEIYKGVMPVYLASDALGGGVNLVTRTSNKDFAEVSYEIASFNTHRATANLYLQNKNNFYGGFNGSFNYSDNNYKVNVPIQNATNEEFRNVKRFHDMTRSNYGEAFVGLKEKTWADDLRLTLIYSDFYKQIQNDASMVSVYGQAFSKEQNYTGMINYRKKFFDDKLKVNFLTNYSHFNTKFIDTTTVRYNWLGEVIAENMQPGEIRTGNNQRMKYNFVSSRLNLEYELSDRNFLEFSQLYYSQRRKGSDPLGAVSIIDGVDVLTVPATYRKDNMAFAWRSLWLDKKLESIVAAKYYHYYTDGYTTDNYGFAWKSSKDDSQFGYLGGLKWEENNYLLKFSYEYATRLPDEYEIFGDARLVKENLDLNPEKSHNLNLNGQYSILKENSSLTFSANLFYRKVQDIIFLELDIPFNRYINYENSEIKGFEFETNYAPAKWLNTGFNVTYQDIRRVGIKEAAFKYLNDSRVPNIPFLFGNFWANTFFGNLFEKGDSLNFTWNANYTHRFFLVEIPKNQEPPLFGSVKDFQTSLIIPRDGRIGQFSNDVGVYYHFADKKTTVSAECRNIGDVRLYDNFNVQRPGRSFHLKLVYNFF